The following coding sequences lie in one Chitinispirillales bacterium ANBcel5 genomic window:
- a CDS encoding carboxypeptidase-like regulatory domain-containing protein, translated as MSVTAIKLTICMLCTFCFVSAQNSTINGIITNNETDSPVTEAKVVLTIRTATGYGGVNFFERIDSVFTDETGEYSFTELAAGFYVVAVSGGGYQSQTKSTDLSNNQNSIINFSLTPTSGTSAGTLVLVVRSAGDSSGIEGVTVVVQADDYQADPSSKFTDSDGSVTFSDMIAGSYTINISKEGYSDRSHKIDLGENVTYTVNVYLGQASSVWNSPQTKGRNVGRDQTGTVFTLNGRKAIHSSSGTLPASSSIYIRSYGDERNAVRDLNLR; from the coding sequence ATGTCTGTTACAGCTATTAAATTAACGATCTGTATGTTGTGTACATTCTGCTTTGTCTCTGCACAAAATTCCACTATTAACGGAATCATTACAAATAATGAAACCGATAGTCCTGTAACAGAAGCAAAGGTAGTACTAACGATCAGAACAGCTACTGGTTATGGTGGCGTCAACTTTTTTGAAAGGATCGACAGCGTTTTTACGGATGAAACAGGGGAGTACTCTTTTACAGAACTCGCTGCGGGATTTTACGTCGTTGCAGTTAGCGGTGGCGGGTATCAATCTCAGACAAAAAGCACCGACCTTTCTAACAATCAAAACAGTATCATCAATTTTTCTCTAACACCCACTTCCGGGACCTCTGCAGGTACGCTTGTTTTGGTTGTGCGCAGTGCTGGTGACAGTTCGGGTATAGAAGGGGTGACAGTTGTTGTTCAAGCCGATGATTATCAGGCAGACCCGAGCAGTAAATTTACCGATTCAGACGGATCGGTTACTTTCTCCGATATGATAGCGGGAAGCTACACAATAAACATCTCAAAAGAGGGCTACTCTGATCGGTCTCACAAAATAGATTTGGGTGAGAATGTAACCTATACAGTGAATGTGTATCTAGGGCAGGCATCATCGGTGTGGAATAGCCCCCAGACAAAAGGTCGGAATGTTGGTAGAGATCAAACCGGCACAGTATTCACACTCAATGGCAGAAAAGCCATACACAGCTCCTCAGGCACCCTGCCTGCTTCATCGTCAATTTACATAAGGTCCTATGGGGATGAGCGTAATGCTGTGAGAGATCTCAATCTCAGGTAG
- a CDS encoding STAS domain-containing protein, with protein sequence MKYEIESIGKFKMIHIVGNIDTETSTKILDDKISELIEKGHHHFVFNLERTTYLDSAGISIFIHCLCDVQQNDGSVYIIAEDNQVKRVLEMVGIIRLIETYGSQQEFEKAVGIAE encoded by the coding sequence ATGAAGTATGAGATCGAAAGTATTGGCAAATTCAAGATGATTCATATTGTTGGCAACATCGATACGGAAACCAGTACTAAAATTCTTGACGACAAAATATCTGAGCTGATTGAAAAAGGTCATCACCATTTTGTATTTAATCTCGAGAGAACCACCTATTTAGACAGTGCGGGGATAAGCATATTTATACATTGCTTATGTGATGTACAGCAAAATGACGGCTCTGTGTATATAATTGCGGAAGACAACCAGGTTAAAAGAGTTTTAGAGATGGTTGGAATAATTCGTCTTATCGAGACTTATGGTTCTCAGCAGGAATTTGAAAAAGCAGTGGGGATCGCAGAATAA
- a CDS encoding tetratricopeptide repeat protein, which translates to MLSLVSVYSIRFIIARYTPSIQNAERLYAQGRLESALSVLENMERGTNAQSSIIKGKIYLSKLQRELEEEQWGFYGTDPDNWLPSPLAQKAENSFLSVLETDPGNKDALFLLGTLYSRQGRFREAENKYNTILRYYPEDTEALFALGVLYTHTDRYQTSASTLQKAWSLDTTNHLVAKKLGFLFRYYKDDPESSMVWFNRYLNLNPKGDLDINHVRMDLKDLMSRYPEVVLPEPQNWRTQGRKFVSRR; encoded by the coding sequence GTGCTTTCTCTGGTTTCTGTTTATTCCATTCGATTTATTATCGCCCGTTATACCCCGTCAATACAAAATGCAGAACGTCTGTATGCTCAGGGGCGCTTGGAAAGTGCACTTTCAGTTTTAGAGAATATGGAGCGAGGCACCAATGCTCAAAGTAGCATAATTAAGGGGAAAATTTACCTTTCAAAACTTCAACGAGAGTTAGAGGAGGAGCAGTGGGGGTTCTATGGAACAGACCCCGATAACTGGCTTCCCTCTCCGCTTGCACAAAAAGCAGAAAACAGTTTTCTTTCTGTACTTGAAACAGATCCGGGCAATAAGGATGCGCTCTTTTTACTCGGAACACTCTATAGCAGGCAGGGGCGTTTTCGAGAAGCTGAAAACAAGTACAACACTATTTTGCGCTATTACCCCGAGGATACCGAAGCGCTTTTCGCGCTTGGAGTGCTATACACACACACTGATAGGTATCAAACGTCTGCGTCAACTCTACAAAAGGCCTGGTCACTGGATACAACCAATCATTTGGTTGCAAAAAAATTGGGGTTTTTATTCCGGTATTATAAAGACGACCCTGAGTCTTCAATGGTTTGGTTCAATCGGTATTTGAATCTTAACCCAAAAGGGGATCTGGATATCAATCATGTTAGAATGGATCTAAAAGATCTCATGAGTCGTTATCCTGAAGTGGTTTTACCGGAGCCTCAGAATTGGAGAACGCAAGGAAGGAAATTTGTTTCGAGGAGATAA
- a CDS encoding type III polyketide synthase, which translates to MANNVSKAPAKILATGNATPPLCLEQKRAYEIIEHLYGEELNPRSIDLIQKILSHDSIRTRYFAADDEKELLSFKNESPDKRIERFTKWSINLSCEAINNAISAAGISKTDIEALIVNTCTGYLCPGISTYLMEKLELNNQTKAFDLLGAGCGGALPNIELGSSILKTCDGAVLCVAVEICSATFQMANDPSLLISNALFGDGAASVVLSNCSSSKGAQIISHASTFIPQERENVRFVYKNGELHNKLSSKLPTIIAENVAPFIRDFLNSNSLSTSQIDHWAIHPGGEKIISNLQKMLSLSNKKLTITRDILSEYGNMSSPTVLFQLDRILDSGVKSGDLGLLVGFGAGLSIHLMLLQW; encoded by the coding sequence ATGGCAAATAACGTATCAAAAGCACCGGCGAAAATATTAGCCACCGGAAATGCAACCCCACCATTGTGTTTAGAACAAAAAAGAGCATACGAAATAATCGAGCATCTCTATGGGGAAGAACTTAATCCCCGCTCAATCGATTTGATCCAAAAAATTCTCTCTCATGATTCTATCAGGACAAGATATTTTGCCGCCGATGATGAAAAGGAACTGCTATCCTTTAAAAATGAATCACCAGATAAGCGAATTGAACGATTCACCAAATGGTCCATAAATCTTTCCTGTGAGGCAATAAACAATGCTATTAGCGCTGCAGGAATTTCAAAAACTGATATAGAAGCTCTTATCGTTAACACCTGTACCGGTTATCTATGCCCCGGAATTTCCACCTACCTTATGGAAAAGCTGGAGCTGAATAATCAAACCAAAGCTTTTGATCTCCTCGGGGCCGGATGCGGAGGAGCTCTTCCCAATATAGAGCTTGGTAGCTCTATTCTAAAGACCTGTGATGGAGCGGTACTATGTGTGGCCGTTGAGATATGCAGTGCAACCTTTCAAATGGCAAATGACCCAAGCCTTTTGATTTCCAATGCACTCTTTGGGGATGGTGCAGCGAGTGTGGTATTATCCAATTGTAGTAGTTCAAAGGGAGCACAAATAATTTCCCACGCTTCGACTTTTATTCCTCAGGAGAGAGAAAATGTTAGATTCGTCTATAAAAATGGAGAACTTCACAATAAACTGTCATCAAAACTGCCTACTATTATTGCAGAAAACGTAGCTCCTTTTATCAGAGATTTCCTGAACTCTAATAGCTTATCTACATCACAGATAGATCACTGGGCAATTCATCCTGGGGGAGAAAAAATTATTTCCAATCTTCAAAAGATGTTATCGTTAAGTAATAAAAAATTAACAATCACACGTGACATTCTTAGTGAATACGGTAACATGTCTTCCCCCACCGTTTTGTTTCAGCTTGACCGAATTTTAGATTCTGGTGTTAAAAGTGGAGACTTGGGTCTATTGGTAGGATTTGGTGCGGGGCTTTCTATACATCTGATGCTTTTACAGTGGTAA
- a CDS encoding beta-ketoacyl-[acyl-carrier-protein] synthase family protein: MKRVVITGLGIIAPNGIGSEQFWSNCLEQHCAAEKIPSYWKEFGDYTSNIWAPLPQFDFTSLGISKTDLLQLDKNSILALIAANEAFQSAGLKPTLIDEKYKISKLEEVDSQKCGVFAGTGAGGITSLIEAHSSHVLYKSRERVRKIAEEVQSNDVRKALVNTLRFMDSSPRLNPYTASMMMPNAVANILGIRYSIRGPNKSICTACSSGATAIGMAFESIQSGTIDLALSGGCDYLADDYGGVFKAFDSTGTLSRASKPSEYVSPFDKNRSGFLFSEGGAGLLVLEELEHALKRNAPIIAEIKDFSESFEAYNMMSMDPGGKTIETILKNLLKNTRPQDIDYINTHGTGTVINDEVESAKIQEIFGNTVLLNSTKGLTGHTLGASGAIEAAVCALSIRDQMLHGSPGLTTPIRDVSMVKNTQPSEIDKCINLSFAFGGNLCGMLIEKFKG, encoded by the coding sequence ATGAAAAGAGTCGTTATTACTGGTCTGGGAATAATCGCTCCAAACGGTATTGGATCTGAACAATTCTGGAGCAATTGTCTTGAACAACATTGCGCAGCAGAGAAAATACCTTCCTACTGGAAAGAATTTGGTGATTATACTTCAAACATTTGGGCTCCACTACCCCAATTTGATTTCACCAGTCTGGGAATAAGCAAAACAGATTTACTCCAGCTGGATAAAAACAGTATTCTTGCACTGATAGCTGCAAATGAAGCATTTCAATCAGCAGGTTTAAAGCCTACTTTAATTGATGAAAAATATAAAATTTCCAAACTAGAGGAAGTTGATAGCCAAAAGTGTGGCGTTTTTGCCGGAACGGGTGCCGGGGGAATCACTTCTCTTATCGAAGCACATTCCAGCCATGTTCTTTATAAAAGCAGAGAAAGAGTACGTAAAATTGCCGAAGAGGTACAGTCAAATGATGTGCGTAAAGCATTAGTGAACACACTACGGTTTATGGATTCTTCGCCACGCCTCAACCCTTATACTGCTTCCATGATGATGCCCAATGCCGTAGCAAACATACTGGGGATACGATACTCAATACGTGGGCCTAATAAATCAATCTGCACCGCCTGCTCTTCAGGAGCAACTGCTATAGGGATGGCCTTTGAGAGTATACAATCCGGCACAATCGACCTTGCTCTCTCAGGAGGATGTGATTATCTTGCAGATGATTACGGAGGCGTATTTAAAGCTTTCGATTCTACCGGTACTTTGAGTAGAGCATCAAAGCCTTCAGAATATGTATCACCGTTTGATAAGAACCGCTCTGGATTTCTTTTCAGTGAAGGAGGAGCAGGCCTGCTTGTGCTTGAGGAACTTGAACACGCCCTCAAAAGGAATGCACCAATTATCGCAGAGATTAAAGACTTCAGTGAATCATTTGAAGCATACAACATGATGTCTATGGACCCGGGCGGCAAAACCATCGAAACTATCCTCAAAAACCTTCTGAAAAATACCAGACCGCAAGATATCGATTATATAAATACTCACGGTACAGGGACAGTGATTAACGATGAAGTAGAGTCTGCAAAGATTCAAGAGATATTTGGTAACACTGTGCTCCTTAACAGTACAAAAGGTTTAACCGGCCACACACTGGGTGCAAGCGGAGCAATTGAAGCTGCGGTATGTGCTTTAAGTATAAGGGACCAAATGTTACACGGAAGCCCGGGACTTACTACCCCTATCAGAGATGTATCGATGGTAAAAAATACACAGCCCTCTGAAATTGATAAATGTATCAATTTATCGTTTGCGTTTGGTGGTAATCTCTGTGGAATGCTGATTGAAAAATTCAAAGGATAA
- the acpP gene encoding acyl carrier protein, translated as MKRDELSAKIKEVITEVLRVKEENIKGDSKFIEDLGADSLDIISLLLALEDQFGTIPDSAAKNFITVDDVLNYVLKTEKSEQKIL; from the coding sequence ATGAAAAGAGATGAACTATCAGCAAAAATAAAAGAAGTAATAACTGAGGTGCTTCGGGTAAAGGAAGAGAATATAAAGGGTGACAGTAAATTCATTGAGGACCTTGGAGCTGATTCATTGGATATAATATCCCTTTTATTGGCACTTGAAGACCAGTTTGGAACAATACCGGACAGTGCGGCAAAGAACTTCATTACAGTGGATGATGTTTTGAATTATGTCCTGAAAACAGAAAAATCGGAGCAAAAAATCTTATGA